In the genome of Mycosarcoma maydis chromosome 21, whole genome shotgun sequence, one region contains:
- a CDS encoding putative ubiquinol--cytochrome-c reductase subunit 9: protein MSLAKSVYNTVFKRNSVYVGSIFFGAFAFGIGYDLATTAWWDAHNKGKQWKDIRGKYLEDSE, encoded by the exons ATGTCGCTGGCCAAATCTGTCTACAACACCGTGTTCAAGCGTAACTCGGTTTA CGTCGGCTCCATCTTCTTTGGCGCCTTTGCCTTCGGGATTGGCTACGACCTCGCTACCACAGCATGGTGGGACGCACATAACAAGGGC AAACAGTGGAAGGATATCCGAGGAAAGTACCTCGAGGACTCGGAGTAA
- a CDS encoding mig2-6 protein: MFWRKQVLVAMAIAMLTTSVAYAGPMGGRKQQRSRRIASRVQISADRTYAHIDKRNQREHARFDNSPPPQPTSGFDMRKRQVHVDANDALVIPGPGHDHLPGFQGNDNPPYPFPQPKHGHHPPATAGDAEADRAQPVDVPIGKRDQRELEGFDHSPPPQPTSGLDMRKREMPVVHIGKRDQRELEGFDHSPPPQPTSGLDMRKREMHGDASDALVIPDGGHDHLPGFQGNDNPPDPFPQPKHGHHPTAIAGDAETDPAQLVDVPSVGRKCTKPSTEAEQADTQHLTKRDNGGTPSGPFTRGETSVVITSQLESHPSNKSIFGRCLCGRTLMEEDQGISGICATRFVLSATPTASCKFQGLTSATCVEHGGSENMSEGDDVWWQKAFCKRCRDAGGFSHEWFQCP; this comes from the coding sequence ATGTTTTGGCGCAAACAGGTACTGGTGGCTATGGCGATTGCAATGCTGACCACCTCGGTCGCGTATGCCGGTCCGATGGGCGGTCGtaagcagcagcgctcgcgtcgcatcgcatcgcgCGTCCAGATCTCCGCTGATCGCACCTACGCTCAcatcgacaagcgcaaCCAGCGCGAGCACGCACGATTCGACAATTCTCCACCCCCACAACCGACGTCTGGCTTCGACATGCGCAAGAGACAGGTGCATGTGGATGCAAACGACGCCTTGGTAATCCCCGGCCCTGGACACGATCACCTCCCTGGATTCCAAGGTAACGATAATCCGCCCTACCCGTTTCCGCAGCCGAAACACGGACACCATCCTCCTGCTACCGCTGGTGATGCCGAAGCCGATCGCGCGCAACCAGTCGACGTTCCCATTGGCAAGCGCGACCAGCGCGAGCTGGAAGGATTCGACCATTCTCCACCCCCACAACCGACGTCTGGCTTGGACATGCGCAAGAGAGAGATGCCTGTCGTTCACATTGGCAAGCGCGACCAGCGCGAGCTGGAAGGATTCGACCATTCTCCACCCCCACAACCGACGTCTGGCTTGGACATGCGCAAGAGAGAGATGCATGGCGATGCTAGCGACGCCTTGGTAATCCCGGACGGTGGACATGATCACCTACCAGGATTCCAAGGTAACGATAATCCGCCCGATCCGTTTCCGCAGCCGAAACACGGACACCATCCTACGGCTATCGCTGGTGATGCCGAAACCGATCCAGCGCAACTGGTCGACGTCCCTTCTGTAGGTCGCAAGTGCACTAAGCCGTCCACCGAGGCTGAGCAAGCGGATACTCAACACCTCACCAAGCGCGACAATGGTGGTACTCCGTCTGGCCCATTTACTCGCGGTGAAACATCGGTCGTCATTACGTCTCAACTCGAATCGCATCCGTCAAACAAGTCCATCTTTGGTCGCTGTCTTTGCGGTCGTACGCTGATGGAGGAGGATCAGGGAATCTCGGGGATCTGCGCAACCAGGTttgtcttgagcgccacGCCTACGGCCAGTTGCAAGTTCCAAGGCTTGACCTCTGCCACTTGCGTAGAACACGGCGGCAGCGAGAACATGTCCGAGGGCGACGACGTGTGGTGGCAGAAAGCCTTCTGTAAGAGATGCAGAGACGCAGGCGgcttcagtcacgagtggttcCAGTGCCCTTAA
- a CDS encoding putative ATP-dependent RNA helicase yields the protein MSGGINAGDSKLAFESSEHVKVATTFDAMGLKEDLLRGIYAYNFEKPSAIQQRAILPIIRGRDVIAQAQSGTGKTATFSISMLQSIDTTLRETQALVLSPTRELAIQIQSVVLALGDYLNVQCHACIGGTSVGEDIRKLDYGQHIVSGTPGRVYDMIRRRHLRTKNIKMLILDESDELLNMGFKDQIYDVYRYLPPSTQVVLLSATLPQDVLEMTSKFMTDPVRILVKRDELTLEGIKQFFVAVEKEEWKFDTLCDLYDTLTITQAVIFCNTRRKVDWLSAKMKENNFQVSSMHGEMQQKERDEVMAEFRQGSSRVLITTDVWARGIDIANISLVINYDLPTNRENYIHRIGRSGRFGRKGVAINFVTVDDVRTLRDIEQFYSTQIDEMPVKLEDML from the coding sequence ATGTCCGGTGGTATCAATGCAGGCGACAGCAAGCTCGCCTTTGAAAGCTCTGAGCACGTCAAGGTCGCAACCACTTTCGATGCCATGGGTTTAAAGGAAGATCTGCTTCGTGGCATCTATGCGTACAATTTTGAAAAACCCTCGGCGATCCAGCAACGAGCGATCCTGCCCATCATTCGAGGTCGCGATGTCATCGCACAGGCTCAATCAGGAACGGGCAAAACCGCCACGTtcagcatctcgatgcTACAATCTATCGACACAACCCTCAGAGAAACACAAGCCCTGGTACTCAGTCCAACGCGCGAATTGGCCATTCAGATCCAGTCGGTCGTTCTTGCTCTCGGAGACTACTTGAACGTTCAATGTCACGCATGCATTGGCGGTACCAGCGTAGGCGAAGACATTCGAAAACTCGACTACGGTCAACACATTGTCTCTGGTACGCCCGGTCGAGTCTATGACATGATTCGACGTCGACATTTGCGCACAAAAAACATCAAGATGCTCATCCTTGACGAATCTGACGAACTGCTCAACATGGGCTTCAAGGATCAGATTTACGACGTTTACCGTTACCTGCCACCTTCGACCCAAGTCGTGCTCCTCTCGGCCACTTTACCGCAAGATGTGCTCGAGATGACCTCCAAGTTCATGACTGATCCCGTCCGCATCCTAGTCAAACGTGACGAATTGACTTTGGAAGGCATCAAACAATTTTTCGTCGCTGTCGAAAAGGAAGAATGGAAGTTCGACACCCTCTGTGATCTCTACGACACCCTCACCATCACACAAGCCGTCATCTTTTGCAACACGCGACGCAAAGTGGATTGGCTCTCGGCCAAAATGAAAGAGAACAACTTTCAGGTGAGCAGTATGCACGGAGAGATGCAGCAAAAGGAAAGGGATGAAGTTATGGCCGAGTTCAGACAGGGCAGCTCCAGGGTGTTGATCACCACGGATGTATGGGCGAGAGGTATCGATATCGCCAACATCTCGTTAGTCATCAACTATGATCTGCCTACCAACAGGGAAAATTACATCCACAGAATTGGTCGAAGTGGAAGGTTCGGCAGGAAGGGTGTAGCTATCAATTTCGTTACCGTGGACGACGTCAGAACCTTGAGGGATATCGAACAGTTTTACTCCACTCAGATCGATGAGATGCCTGTCAAGCTGGAGGACATGTTGTGA